In one Fibrobacter sp. genomic region, the following are encoded:
- a CDS encoding HAMP domain-containing histidine kinase: protein MNNKRFLLTLKYSLFMSVVLITSLIVIYFVSEHSRHNAFRNTLRSEAITKANLFLENRVDAETMQHIYLNNSQFINEVEVAVYTTDFEMLYHDAAQHDIVKESREIIDEIKRRGEMDIDVAGGYQAVGILYKDRFVVTAAAFDGYGQENMRALRNTLISIFVVSILFMFAIGYLLANVTIRPIERALNSQKMFVSNVSHELRTPLAAIMGELGLALQKERTPADYQARLERALADSHRMSDTIIGLLNMARAEYNASQIKMESIRIDELLMDVRDELLRAKPEYSINISFANEPSDESQLCTNANRYLLSLALRNLIENNCKYSQDKTSNIKIHLDEGLTVDFKDSGIGMNATEQKNLFKLFYRGSSHSESGHGIGMALVQRILVLHKASIDVLSKEGHGTTFTVKF from the coding sequence ATGAACAATAAGCGTTTCTTACTGACACTAAAGTACTCCTTGTTCATGTCTGTGGTTCTTATCACGAGCCTTATCGTCATCTATTTTGTGAGCGAGCATTCCCGCCACAACGCATTCCGCAACACGCTGCGTTCCGAGGCCATTACCAAGGCAAACCTGTTTCTTGAAAACCGCGTGGATGCCGAAACCATGCAGCATATCTACCTGAACAACAGCCAGTTCATTAATGAGGTGGAAGTTGCTGTATATACCACAGATTTTGAAATGCTCTATCACGATGCGGCCCAGCACGACATCGTCAAGGAGTCCAGAGAAATTATTGACGAAATCAAGCGCCGCGGCGAAATGGATATTGATGTTGCCGGCGGATATCAGGCTGTGGGAATCTTATATAAGGATAGATTTGTGGTAACCGCAGCGGCCTTTGACGGCTACGGTCAAGAAAATATGCGTGCTCTACGGAACACCTTGATTTCCATATTCGTGGTATCCATATTGTTCATGTTCGCCATCGGATACTTGCTGGCTAATGTCACTATCCGTCCCATCGAACGAGCTCTCAATTCACAGAAGATGTTCGTGAGTAATGTTTCCCATGAGCTCCGCACACCGTTGGCCGCCATCATGGGGGAACTGGGGCTTGCCTTGCAAAAGGAACGCACTCCCGCCGATTATCAAGCCCGACTGGAGCGTGCTTTAGCCGATTCCCACAGAATGTCAGACACTATCATCGGGCTTTTAAATATGGCCCGCGCTGAATACAACGCTTCCCAAATCAAGATGGAATCCATCCGTATCGACGAATTGCTGATGGATGTGCGTGACGAATTGCTGCGGGCCAAGCCGGAATATAGCATCAACATTTCCTTTGCTAACGAACCTAGCGATGAATCGCAACTTTGCACAAACGCCAACCGCTATCTACTTAGTCTCGCCTTAAGAAACCTAATTGAAAACAACTGCAAGTATTCCCAGGATAAAACATCCAACATCAAGATACACCTTGATGAAGGCCTTACCGTTGACTTTAAAGATTCAGGTATCGGAATGAACGCCACCGAACAGAAAAATCTTTTTAAGCTGTTCTACCGAGGCTCCTCTCACAGTGAATCCGGGCACGGCATCGGCATGGCCCTTGTCCAGCGCATTCTCGTGCTGCACAAGGCGAGCATTGACGTTCTTTCCAAAGAAGGCCACGGCACCACATTTACGGTGAAGTTTTAA
- a CDS encoding restriction endonuclease, SacI family: MAIDIDKSAATRLLHESYKRCLNSPVRTCLIKDAIDFVLNSDNCLTYRYILLTNLLAKAIDSRIDILSLQAGDSSNGAFDARSLASKVVYPFQKTILGNVLDGANNDPLVNKPGRYLRLDKSNAAAKGKPMEVLHLLCDNLVRVESEDTACNCIDYIISALIDKKVVLDAQQVILEQASNKLSVFQIRHFLNDLLNQGFGGASLVLTATALYHLLYIGDEFRIEPHPVNQSGTSKRQFSDLDVICNDLPFIGTELKDKPFSDSDVDRAASTAHKAGAKSLIFVAGRQSTFASQPSTYFDKAREDYEKKGMYVGVVSIDSLIDIALSKNMELNAGHIVGVVRETAEKIGALEAQMWVYQYMSKYMDELF, from the coding sequence AAATCGGCTGCGACGCGTTTACTTCACGAATCCTATAAAAGATGTTTGAATTCTCCTGTAAGAACATGCTTGATTAAGGACGCGATAGATTTTGTTTTGAATAGTGATAATTGCTTGACTTATCGTTACATTTTGTTAACGAACTTGCTGGCAAAAGCCATTGATTCAAGGATTGATATTTTATCGTTGCAAGCAGGAGATTCCTCTAATGGAGCCTTTGATGCAAGATCCCTTGCCTCAAAAGTGGTCTATCCATTTCAAAAAACGATTTTAGGAAATGTTCTGGATGGAGCGAATAACGACCCTTTAGTGAATAAGCCGGGTAGATATTTACGTTTAGATAAATCAAATGCTGCCGCTAAGGGGAAACCGATGGAAGTTCTTCACTTGTTATGCGATAACTTGGTTAGAGTTGAAAGCGAGGATACCGCTTGCAATTGTATAGACTACATCATCTCAGCATTGATAGATAAGAAAGTTGTTTTAGATGCTCAACAAGTAATTTTGGAGCAAGCATCAAATAAACTGAGCGTATTTCAGATTCGACATTTTCTGAATGATCTTCTTAATCAAGGTTTTGGTGGAGCTTCGCTTGTTTTAACCGCAACGGCACTTTATCATCTACTGTATATTGGTGACGAATTTCGCATCGAGCCTCACCCTGTAAATCAGTCAGGAACCTCAAAACGTCAGTTTAGTGATTTGGATGTTATTTGCAATGATTTACCTTTTATTGGAACGGAGCTAAAAGACAAGCCGTTTTCTGATTCAGATGTTGATAGAGCAGCCAGTACAGCACATAAAGCTGGAGCAAAATCACTGATCTTTGTTGCAGGACGGCAATCTACTTTCGCTTCACAACCTTCAACTTACTTTGACAAAGCTCGCGAAGATTATGAGAAAAAAGGAATGTATGTCGGGGTTGTTTCAATAGACTCTCTTATAGACATAGCTTTATCAAAAAATATGGAATTAAATGCGGGGCATATTGTAGGTGTTGTTCGCGAGACTGCTGAAAAAATTGGTGCACTTGAAGCTCAAATGTGGGTGTATCAGTATATGTCAAAATATATGGATGAATTGTTTTAG
- a CDS encoding response regulator transcription factor, which produces MQSILIVEDDLRLANLLRSGIEEAGYSTLLAFDGEMALRLIQNGNVDLVVSDIILPGISGLELCKKIRGVQPEVAILMLTALGTTDDKLEGFDAGADDYMTKPFDFRELLARIGVLLKRRGTNVQSTNEAVNILQYGDLKLNLDKQECFRGENLIKLTPREFSLLRFLMENAERVVSRSEIQQKVWNIDFDTGTNFIDVYINYLRRKIDHDFNTKLIHTKPGFGFFLSHEQ; this is translated from the coding sequence ATGCAGTCTATTTTAATAGTTGAAGACGATTTACGGTTAGCAAACCTGTTGCGTTCCGGCATCGAAGAAGCCGGATACAGCACTCTGCTTGCCTTTGACGGAGAAATGGCCTTAAGGCTCATCCAGAACGGGAACGTAGATCTTGTGGTCAGCGACATTATTCTGCCGGGAATAAGCGGTCTTGAACTTTGCAAAAAAATCCGGGGCGTACAGCCCGAAGTTGCAATTCTAATGCTTACCGCCCTGGGCACCACAGATGACAAACTGGAAGGTTTTGACGCCGGTGCCGATGATTACATGACAAAGCCCTTTGATTTCAGGGAATTGCTGGCAAGAATTGGAGTTCTTCTAAAAAGGCGGGGAACAAACGTTCAATCCACAAATGAAGCCGTCAACATTTTACAGTACGGTGATTTGAAATTAAACCTGGACAAACAGGAATGCTTTAGGGGCGAGAACTTGATAAAACTGACTCCTCGGGAATTTTCGCTTTTACGTTTCCTGATGGAAAATGCGGAACGCGTTGTGAGCCGTTCCGAAATCCAGCAGAAAGTCTGGAACATTGATTTTGATACCGGCACAAATTTTATTGACGTTTATATCAACTATCTACGCCGAAAAATCGATCACGATTTCAACACAAAACTGATTCACACTAAACCGGGTTTCGGATTTTTCTTAAGCCATGAACAATAA